CCCctttgttgctgctgctgctctctCTTCTCGCCCCTCTCCAGCCGTTAGTTAGTCAGTGCACTTTAGTCATGATCACAGGCAGAGCACAAAGCACTGGCGGGCCACGCAGTCCCTGCTGCCTTcgaggagctcacagtccaatgAGGAGGTCTAAGGATTTCAAAGGAATGGCTTGACGAAAATATGAGAAGTATAAATAATGTGGTGGTGGCCGGTTTAAAACATTCtggctcaagtcaaaatgactttcaagaGTTTCTATTTGAGGACAATATCCCGAAGCACACATATTGCTGCAGCGCACTGGAagtaaactctctccagaaggcaagaaaggaaagccagctcTTCACTCATCCCCAAACTCAGCTGAGCAGAAAGCCAGGGCTTCTGGCGGGACTTCTTGTCCCTGGCCCAACCCCAGCTTCCAAAGAGCTCTGACTGCCCAGGCCCAGGATTCACAGCTTCCTGCTGCTCACCCACTGGGAACCCTCGCTGGGTGCCTGCCCACGAGCTTCAGCAAGGGTTACTCTGGGTAGACAAGGGGGCAGGCCGGGTGCACAGATCactaaaagggaggggaagggggaggggcggCAGGAAGGCTCAGTAGGTAGAGTCTCCCCCAAACCCTGGCCTCGGAGATGCTCGCAGACAAAAGGCGAGAAAAGAAGAGCTGGAGCTCAGAGGCAAGAGCAGGAGCcgcaaagaaaggagggagggcgGGAGCGGCGACCAGCACCTTCTTCCCGGAGGCCAATCCCAGCCCCCCAAGCGCCTAGCGCTGGGGGGGATTGCCAAGTCTCTGACTCAGCGGGGCTGcagagggagggcagggaggcGGGGCTCCCGCCATCACTGCCTATTTGACCCCGTTTCCATTTCTTCTGGGCCCCCTCCTGCAGCTCGAGGATGGCTCTTGACTTGGGGGCCCTCCCAGAAAGGAGTCTCCAAGCCTAGACTGTGCAGGTTAAATCCTGGCGCCGCTCCCAACATTCCTCTCACCCGGGCTTCCAATGGGCCTCCGGCTTGCCAGAGCGCCTGCCCTGGGGCGACGCCCACCCAAGCACTCACTACTTCCTATTGGCTCCTTCCGCTCGTGTTTTCCTCCCCACGTGAGCCTTCCGCATTGGCCAGGGTCCGCGGGCTCTAGTTCCACGCGACCGGCTTTCATTGGTCCGCTCAACTGCGGCGCACCGCCCTTTCCACattccctgatcttattggtccACCTTCCCAAGAGGCGTCCTCACGCCACCGCCGATTGGCTAGCCACTCTGACCTCTGATTGGCCCTAGGCCTCTCGGGTCCCACCCCCTCGGCCTGGTCCTCCTTTTCATTGGCTGCCACGAGGCGTTGTGCGTCTAGCTTCTTCGGATTGGCGGGCTTCCGCCTGCACGAGAACACGCCTCACGCGCCCATTGGCCGGCCACCCCAGGGTGCGCGTGGGGCGTCTGCGGATTGGCCAGGCAGGGCACATTAGGTTTAGTTAAAGGTACCGGAGGGGCCCGGGGCGACTGCAGCTGCAGCCCGGGCAGAGATGGCGCAGCGGGGCCTGGCAGCCGAGTTCTGGCAGGTGCCGGCGGTGACGCGCGCCTACACGTCCGCCTGCGTGCTCACCACGGCCGCCGTGGTGAGGCCTGCCCCTGCGTgtcccccagccccagcccctgcCCCGGGTCTTCTTGCCCCCCCCAACCCGGCCTTGTCCTGTCCCCGCAGCAGCTGGAGCTCATCacccccttccagctctacttCAACCCGGAGCTCATCTTCAGGAAGTTCCaggtaagggggggaggggaggggagggggaggggaggccctCCCAGCCCGGCGCTCCTGTCCCCTCCCCCCCCGCAGGTCTGGAGGCTGGTCACCGCCTTCCTCTTCTTCGGGCCCCTGGGCTTCAGCTTCTTCTTCAACCTGCTCTTCCTGTATCCtttggggcggggcggggcggggcgggccGGGCGGGCGGGGCTGCCCCCGGGGAGGTCTGGCTGCCGGTGAGGGTTCCTATAGCAGCCCAAGGTACCGGTACTGCCGCATGCTGGAGGAGGGCTCCTTCCGGGGCCGCACGGCCGACTTCGTGTACATGTTCCTCTTCGGGGGCGCGCTCATGACGGTATCCTTCCTGGGAGGGCGGCGGGCCGGGTCGGGCCGGGCGGGGCTCCTTTGAACTCGGCCTCCTTGACTCCGGGCGCCCAGCTCTTCGGCCTTCTGGCCAGCCTCTTCTTCCTGGGCCAGGCCTTCACCGTCATGCTGGTGTACGTGTGGAGCCGCCGCAACCCCTCCCTGCGCATGAACTTCTTCGGCCTCCTCAACTTGCAGGCGCCCTTCCTGCCCTGGGTGCTCCTGGCCTTCTCGCTGCTCCTGGGCAACTCGATCCTGGTGGACCTGCTGGGTGAGCGGGGGCGGGGCTccggggagggggcggggcccCGGGAGGGGCGGGGCCGCCCTAACCAGCCTGCTCTCCCCGGCCCAGGGATTGCTGTGGGCCACATCTACTACTTCCTGGAAGACGTCTTCCCCTACCAGCCGGGGGGCAAGAAGCTCCTGCTCACCCCGGGCTTCCTGTGAGTTCGAGGCCGGCCGAAGGGGGCGGGAAGGGGGCGGGCCTGGGGCGTGGCTCCCAACACTCCTCCCCCTGCAGGAAACTGATCTTTGACCCCCGGGAAGAGGACCCGGACTACAACCCCCTCCCCGAGGAGCCGCGGTGACccctccctcccccgccccctccAAATGACTGCAACTGGAATAAAATCTTGGCAGGCTCCGGAAAGACCTGGCTTCCtccggtgggggggggggggcaggtgggGGCTTCTCGGCTTTGCCCCGAGTCTTTCCCCGGCCTGACGAAGGAAGAAGCCACCTGGGGCCCCAGGCCCGCCTGGTCTaggtcagaagtcctgggttcaagcccAGCCGCCCCAGCTGTGCAAGGGGACCACAGTGACGCCAGAGGCCCAGGCTCAGGAGGAGACATGAACGCCCACCTTCTCTTTATTTAAGAAATCTTCCCGCTGGGCCGCGGCAGCCACAGGCTACAAGCCAATGGGCCCGGCCCAGGTCACGTGGCGCGGCCGGACGGGGCAGGTGGCCGAGGGCAGCAGCCGCTCCCGCCCGGAGGAAAGGCAAAGGGGCCCGTCTTGGGAGGCTTCCACGCGGCCCAGGGGCTCACCAGGCTGGGGCCGTGTTGGCGAGACGTCGCATGCGCCTGGGGAGCAGAGGGGAGAGAGTGAGTGGGGGCCGCGCCCCGGCTGCCCCCCCCCAGGCCCCCCAGGGTCAGGACAGACAGAGGGCACCTGGTATTGCGGTCCTGGTCTCTgatcttcttttccatttcagcGTCGGTCAAGGTCTCCAGGAGGGGGCACCACTGGTCGGCGTCCCCAGTATTCCGAATGGCAATCTCCACCGTGGGCAGAGGGTTCTCACTGAGGGAAGGGACAGAGCAGGAGCTGGGAGGGGCACGCCCCAGGCCCGCGGCCTTGTCTCCCCAGCAGAGTCGGCTCGGGGTTCCGCTGTGGGCTGGGCTTCAAAGGGTGCTCTCTGCCCGGGAGCCTAATCACTTgtctcgcccccccccccccttccggGAGGATTCTGCGGCTCCACCGTCatcccccacccccgccccgaACTACTTCTTCTGTAGCTGTTCTGTTGCCGTGTCCCTGCTCCCAGCCCTGGGCCCTCGCGCAGTCCTTGGCCTCTGCCAGCTCACGCCCTCCGTCTCCAATGGGCCCAAAGACACCGCGGGGCACCGAGGTGAGCAGCGTCGCTCTCTTCGGGCCTCCCAGTGCAGTGGCAGGGCAAGGTCAGGACAACCACGCGGAGCCTTTGTCGTCTTTGACCTCTGTCCACGGTCTGGCGCTCCACCCCCCTTCCTGGTCTGAGGTCTACTGAGCAGACCGGCCTGGCTGCTGGACATGCACAGCTGGGTGGCCCGTGGACCCCAAAGCTTAATAAATCCGTATTAATAGAGAACTGGCGCTGGTGTGGCTTCACCATACCCGGGTCCTTCTCTGGAGGCTCTCCTGGGCACCTTTCCTCACACACGGGGCCAACTAAGTGCGGCGCTCCTGTCCCTTCCCTGGTTCTGGACTCACAGCGCTCTCAATGGAGCCCCACAGCATGCTGGCTCGCCTGGTTGCCAAACCATGAAACCATCCCCCGGAGATCCGCTTTTCCACGCTCTCCCAGCAGCACGTTGGTAGCTGCTTGTTTATCCTCGTCACATTCACTTGCGCTTACTGTTCTAGCCAAGAAAGATTATGTGCCGGCCTTGGGCCTCTCCTGCTGGGCTAGGAGGCCTGCTTTGTGTGTATCCAAGTCTCCGAACAGTCCAGCATAGAAGCCAAAAGACTGGAGGAGAGCGATTTGTGATCTAAGCCGAGGAGTATGGAAAAGGCAGGGCTAGCATAGCCTCCACAGCGAGACAATTAGAAGCACGTCCCTCATGGGAGGGACCCTACAAGGTAGCGGCCCCACTAGGGCTGTGCTGCAGTCAGCTCACAGCAGCTCCAGAGAGCAACTGGGAAAACACCAGCTCCCAACCGGGCTGGACTTACTGCTGGGCTGGTCATCCAGACTGAAGGAATCAATAGAGAAATGGGAACAATGCAAATCAAAGGGTCGTGTCTGTGTTGGTGCATTTTCAGAGAGCTGGCATGCCCGTATCAACATGAGGGCTACATTTGGGCAGCCCTTCCGGGGGATGCAGGCGAGCCAGCATGCTGTGAGGCTCCACTGAAAGAGCACTGTAAGTCCAGAACCAGGGAAAGGACAGGAGCACCGCACTTAGCCTAGTCTTACTCTGGCCCAGTGTGTTTGACGAAAGGCTCATGTGGGTTATCATCTAAACCCCCAACGCTCCGCAATTACCAAGGACACCAAGATGATGAGAACAGCAAATACAAAGGCATGGGGGGAGGTAGGAATAGAGGAAAGGAGAATGGAATCTTCAAGAGGGGGAAACGACgaggaagagcattctaggcacaGGGGGTTGGTGTGTGCAAAGGCATGAAGGCACCGTTTTGGTGAGAATGGAGAACATGTGAGAGGGAGAGATGTCAGCTCGGTCTTTGGAAAGACAGGCCAAAGACACTGGAAAGGGCCTTCAGTGCCAAACAACAGTTTGTCCTTTATCCCAGGGTCAGTTGGGAGtcactgaagtttcttgagcaggggaATTACATGGTCAGACCTACACTTTAGAAATATCAACCAAACATCTGTGCTGAGGATTggagaaaggagataaaaatggGGCGTGAGGGGGAGGGTGCCAGGGCAAAACTGACAGCACACAGCTCCTACGTGTTGATGGTGACACCAAGAAATGTCAGGGAGGTCTTAAGAGGGCAAGAGAAAGAGGTGTGAAGGGATTATCTAAGTGGAGATGTCCAGCAGGCAATTTGGGAGGTGGAAAGCTGTGAGGATCAGAGAGCCGAGAGCTAGGTCAAGTCTCAACTGCCACCATCTAACTATGGGAcactgggcagatcacttaacctctgggttACCCACCAAGTCACAGTGAAGCTCCCAATTAAAGCCTGCCTTGGGGGTTAGGTAGAGAATTGCAGGAGATctatgagcagaagcaggaaagcCCTTTGTGTCACATAGGAATAAATTAGATACCACCTGTGGGGCCTGTAATCCACATCTGCAAAGGGAATTCCTGCACTAGGAGTTCCCTACACAGATGAAACATCTACAATGCTTCAATGACACTCCTCCTCAGTGAAGTCCTAACTCATGCTTGCAAGCCCAAGGCAACCGCAGCTCAGAAGTCCTAATCTGTGCTTGCAAGCCCAAGGCAACCACAGCTAAAAAATCCTAACCTATGCTTGCAAGCCCACGGCAACCACAGCTCAGGCCTGTAAATAGGGCCCAGAGACAGCTAGTAGCACAGCAGgtatggatctggagtcaggaagtccttaGAAggtagctatatgaccctgggcaagtcactttacccatttgcctcagtttcaactgtaaaatgatgataatttttttttaaaatcctcttgCAGGGCACTACGTAactgcttattcccttccttcagCCTCATCCAAATGGATCCTGATGGGCAAAATAACCTTTCCTTCCATGGCTTTTTACTCTCTACCTACTATGCAAGTAACAAATAGGACACACCATTGTCCGTGTCCCTGTCTTGCCCCACTAACAGACCATAAGCTTTAGAAGGGCAGGGAGGAGCTGTGTTTTCTTTAAGCTCACCTGCTATCTAGCCATGCGGCCTATCCATAAACTGGCCTGCCCTGGAGCAAAGCTAAGAACTACCATCTCTATACTTGTTCCAACACACCACCACAACACTTTGGCCAGAAGTGGTTTGCTAGATTCTCTTCTCCAATAGAGAAGAGGGTAGGTCCATACATGTGCCCAACCTGATGAGCTCCCAGACAGAGGGGCTCAACACCAATTGTCTGCCCTGATCTTGTCAGCTTCAGACAACAAAGAACCCTCCACTCCGCCCCTGGTGATTAAGAGGAGTAGGATGTCTGTTAGGACTGCTGACACAGAGCTTTGCCAACATCAATGGGCTGCTGCTTGCCAGTGAAGCCCCTGGTGAGGTTCGGGCTATGGGAACCGACTACAGGCCCAAACCAAAAGAATCACACCCAGGAAGGAGAGTCAAGCCACCCCATCCTGGAAAAGAATCACTCCTGGTTCTAAATGGAGCCAGGTGAAGGCCAGCTGGCCAGCCTCCTGAATTTGTGCCCCTTCAGCTCTTCCAAGATTCCACTTAAATGTGTGTCTTAAAATAGTGCCAGTCTGGCACCAACCCTGCTGGTTGGAAGACCCCGGGGCTAGGCAAGAGTGAAGAAGGGCCTGCAGAATGGGCTGCCCCAGTCAGTCAGGAGGACCTTGGAAGGCCACCTAGCCCAAGCCATACTTTGTGGCCGCAAGGTGTCCCTGCGGCCCGTCACCACCCCTGCATTCACCATTCATGCACAAAGGCCCTTGGAATCTTCGGCAGGGGTTAGGGTCTTCTCTGGATGGCACAACCACAGCCTCTCCTGCTGCTCCTCATAAACCCTGGGGCTCGCAGCACTGTCCCTCCTCAGTGTCTGGCAGGAGACCATCCCAAGCTCCCAATTGCAgctgccttgccttgccttccccaTCAATGCCCTGAAAAGGCCTCCTAGTTTGCGTGGTTTGGGACAGTAAACTGCTGCCACTGGCCAGCTACTAGTTCTCTAGGAAGAGAACCCTGCCCAGAAAGGCTGGGACCTCTACCGACCAAAATGGGGGATGGGGAGCTGCCAAGACATCAGACAAAGAGGAGCACACCAGGGGGCAGATGTCTTCCCTCTCCCTGGGAAAAGAAGCACTtataacctctttgggcctcagcttTCCCAGCTGTAAGATGGAGAAGCTAGATGAATCcgccctttattttttaaacccttaccttcggtcttggagtcaatactgtgcattggctccaaggcagaagagtggtaagggctaggcaatgggggtcaagtgacttgcccagggtcacacagctgggaagtggctgaagccagatttgaacctaggacctcccgtttctaggcctggctctcaatccactgagccacccagcttccccctagatGAGTCCATCTTAATCAGAATTAATCCTCAAGTCTCTCTAGCCTGCCTCTTATTACAATGAGCAGCCCAAAACATGGTAGCAGATTAAGTCCCAGTGCTCAGCACTGCTCCAGAAAGAAGTCATGGCGGCGACGGGCTTTTCTGGGCAG
This sequence is a window from Monodelphis domestica isolate mMonDom1 chromosome 3, mMonDom1.pri, whole genome shotgun sequence. Protein-coding genes within it:
- the DERL3 gene encoding derlin-3 isoform X1, with protein sequence MAQRGLAAEFWQVPAVTRAYTSACVLTTAAVQLELITPFQLYFNPELIFRKFQVWRLVTAFLFFGPLGFSFFFNLLFLYRYCRMLEEGSFRGRTADFVYMFLFGGALMTLFGLLASLFFLGQAFTVMLVYVWSRRNPSLRMNFFGLLNLQAPFLPWVLLAFSLLLGNSILVDLLGIAVGHIYYFLEDVFPYQPGGKKLLLTPGFLKLIFDPREEDPDYNPLPEEPR
- the DERL3 gene encoding derlin-3 isoform X3, with amino-acid sequence MAQRGLAAEFWQVPAVTRAYTSACVLTTAAVQLELITPFQLYFNPELIFRKFQVWRLVTAFLFFGPLGFSFFFNLLFLYRYCRMLEEGSFRGRTADFVYMFLFGGALMTAFTVMLVYVWSRRNPSLRMNFFGLLNLQAPFLPWVLLAFSLLLGNSILVDLLGIAVGHIYYFLEDVFPYQPGGKKLLLTPGFLKLIFDPREEDPDYNPLPEEPR
- the DERL3 gene encoding derlin-3 isoform X2, whose protein sequence is MAQRGLAAEFWQVPAVTRAYTSACVLTTAAVLELITPFQLYFNPELIFRKFQVWRLVTAFLFFGPLGFSFFFNLLFLYRYCRMLEEGSFRGRTADFVYMFLFGGALMTLFGLLASLFFLGQAFTVMLVYVWSRRNPSLRMNFFGLLNLQAPFLPWVLLAFSLLLGNSILVDLLGIAVGHIYYFLEDVFPYQPGGKKLLLTPGFLKLIFDPREEDPDYNPLPEEPR
- the DERL3 gene encoding derlin-3 isoform X4 — encoded protein: MAQRGLAAEFWQVPAVTRAYTSACVLTTAAVQLELITPFQLYFNPELIFRKFQPLLPGPGLHRHAGVRVEPPQPLPAHELLRPPQLAGALPALGAPGLLAAPGQLDPGGPAGDCCGPHLLLPGRRLPLPAGGQEAPAHPGLPVSSRPAEGGGKGAGLGRGSQHSSPCRKLIFDPREEDPDYNPLPEEPR